A stretch of Branchiostoma lanceolatum isolate klBraLanc5 chromosome 14, klBraLanc5.hap2, whole genome shotgun sequence DNA encodes these proteins:
- the LOC136448242 gene encoding IgGFc-binding protein-like yields MARLLLPLLVLAAVFGCNLAARDNKGTEFILTFPENFQRDLNKPKLFITTQSLGGASVTISLPSNGFTTGVQATYGGVTQVDLDRAATELRGSQKSDKAVHVTSDVEIVVYGVFAERASSDAYLALPTDVLGTEYYVPCTTIVRAWNEEGLVDIPSEFGVAGVQDGTTVTIVPSQAVTFDGQNYAAGQAFSVGLDRFETLQVQATEDLTGSKITATQPVAVLSGNLFAVVGNGQQGTGDHVVEMIPPVDTWGKEFVTVPLKKHTGGDLFRVVAARDNTQVDVTNENPKTLNAGEFWEFDVPSNEYRHVTSSEPVLLVQYSKTGSVDSTATDPFMMFIPPVAQFESEYTFATVDLIADPSQSTHHVNLVIRAADKAGLRLDGAVLPGNTVWQAVPGTNYEATRLTISGGTHRVVHVSPIATFGLFSYGYTQPESYGYPGGLRLAQIAALCSTTAPVPADRVDNDCDGRVDEELLNGIDDDGDGLIDEDLATSTCYDDREQYKNCVEQEVQNCKNQVLNTLGLAKRSKREAKTAMEYETPIRYSYGNMVAAVGIVACGSIMVIAMATIYLREKRRLQ; encoded by the exons ATGGCGCGCCTACTCCTGCCCCTGTTGGTTCTAGCTGCTGTTTTCGGCTGCAATCTTG CTGCTCGGGACAACAAGGGCACCGAGTTCATCCTGACCTTTCCGGAAAACTTCCAGAGGGACCTGAACAAGCCCAAACTGTTCATCACCACCCAGTCCTTGGGCGGGGCCAGCGTCACCATCTCACTCCCTTCTAACGGCTTCACCACCGGGGTGCAGGCGACTTATGGCGGG GTGACACAGGTTGACTTGGACCGTGCTGCCACAGAGCTTCGCGGCAGTCAGAAGAGCGACAAGGCGGTTCACGTCACGTCCGATGTGGAGATCGTGGTGTACGGAGTGTTCGCCGAGAGAGCCTCGTCTGACGCCTACCTGGCCCTCCCTACCGACGTGTTGGGGACGGAGTACTACGTCCCCTGCACAACTATCGTCCGGGCTTGGAACGAAGAGGGCCTTGTTGACATTCCGTCTG AGTTCGGCGTCGCCGGTGTCCAGGACGGGACGACCGTCACCATTGTCCCCAGTCAAGCCGTGACGTTCGACGGACAAAACTACGCCGCAGGACAGGCGTTCTCTGTGGGACTGGACCGGTTTGAAACACTCCAG GTCCAGGCGACTGAGGACCTGACCGGCTCAAAGATCACGGCTACCCAGCCTGTGGCCGTGCTGAGCGGAAACCTGTTCGCCGTGGTGGGGAACGGGCAGCAGGGAACGGGAGACCACGTGGTGGAGATGATCCCGCCCGTGGACACCTGGGGGAAGGAGTTCGTCACCGTGCCGCTGAAAAAGCACACAGGCGGCGACCTGTTCCGTGTGGTGGCCGCCAGAGACAACACGCAG GTCGATGTCACCAATGAGAACCCCAAGACTCTGAACGCTGGTGAATTCTGGGAGTTTGATGTCCCCTCGAACGAGTACAGGCACGTGACGTCCAGCGAGCCTGTGTTGTTGGTTCAGTACAG TAAGACTGGCAGTGTCGACAGCACGGCAACCGACCCCTTCATGATGTTCATCCCGCCCGTGGCCCAGTTTGAGTCCGAGTACACCTTCGCCACTGTGGACCTTATTGCTGACCCCTCCCAGTCAACCCATCATGTCAACCTTGTCATCAG GGCAGCTGACAAAGCCGGTCTCCGATTGGATGGAGCAGTGTTGCCTGGCAACACTGTGTGGCAGGCCGTTCCTGGGACCAACTACGAGGCCACCCGACTGACCATCTCTGGAGGAACCCATAGAGTTGTTCACGTATCTCCCATCGCCACCTTTGGTCTCTTCAG CTATGGGTACACGCAGCCGGAGTCTTACGGGTACCCGGGCGGGCTGAGGCTGGCTCAGATCGCCGCCTTGTGCAGCACCACCGCCCCCGTCCCCGCCGACCGTGTGGACAACGACTGTGACGGACGTGTGGACGAGGAGCTGCTGAACGGCATTGATGATGACGGCGACGGACTGATCGACGAGGATCTGGCTACTA GTACCTGCTATGACGACAGGGAACAGTACAAGAACTGTGTGGAACAGGAAGTCCAGAACTGTAAGAACCAGGTTCTGAACACCCTGGGCTTAGCAAAGAGGTCCAAGAGGGAAGCCAAGACAGCTATGGAGTATG AAACACCAATCAGGTACTCCTATGGAAACATGGTGGCAGCTGTTGGTATTGTGGCCTGTGGATCCATCATGGTCATCGCTATGGCAACCATCTACCTGAGGGAGAAGCGTCGTCTGCAGTGA